A section of the Streptomyces sp. NBC_01591 genome encodes:
- a CDS encoding SDR family oxidoreductase, whose product MKIAVIGGTGLIGSQVVKTLNAAGYEVVPHSQSSGVDVISGQGLDEAVAGADVVVNLTNSPTFDDASPAFFRTSMDNLLAAARKGGVGHVVILSIVGTDQVPELDYYRAKALQENLLAAGSIPYSIVRATQFMEFMDAVLSWTADADTVRLPATPIQPIASKDVAAAVAEVAAGAPLNGIRNIAGPEIFALDELGRITLSHKGDNRTVVTDPTAGMFAAVKGDVLTDKDARLSATRYADWLS is encoded by the coding sequence ATGAAGATCGCGGTCATCGGCGGCACCGGGCTGATCGGGTCGCAGGTCGTCAAGACTCTGAACGCCGCCGGGTACGAGGTGGTGCCGCACTCGCAGTCCAGCGGAGTCGACGTCATCAGCGGCCAGGGACTGGACGAGGCGGTGGCGGGAGCCGACGTCGTCGTCAACCTGACGAACTCGCCGACCTTCGACGATGCCTCCCCGGCCTTCTTCCGGACCTCGATGGACAACCTCCTGGCCGCGGCCCGCAAGGGCGGCGTCGGCCACGTCGTCATCCTCTCGATCGTCGGCACGGACCAGGTGCCGGAGCTGGACTACTACCGCGCCAAGGCGCTCCAGGAGAACCTCCTCGCCGCCGGGTCGATCCCCTACTCGATCGTCCGGGCGACGCAGTTCATGGAGTTCATGGACGCCGTCCTGTCCTGGACCGCCGACGCCGACACCGTACGGCTGCCCGCCACACCAATCCAGCCGATCGCCTCCAAGGACGTGGCCGCCGCGGTGGCGGAGGTCGCCGCAGGTGCCCCGCTGAACGGCATCCGCAACATCGCCGGCCCCGAGATCTTCGCCCTGGACGAGCTGGGCCGGATCACCCTGTCCCACAAGGGCGACAACCGCACGGTCGTCACCGACCCCACTGCTGGCATGTTCGCCGCCGTCAAGGGTGACGTCCTCACCGACAAGGACGCCCGCCTCTCCGCCACCCGTTACGCCGACTGGCTCTCCTGA
- a CDS encoding fic family toxin-antitoxin system, toxin component: MTRHLTPRELLQVAQTLPGDPACLDLGVLDAACARTRARYMDQDVYGSTWLNAAALLQTLALHEPLEDRNAFFAWLAGEVFLEVNGIHMDYQPEEALALVMSAGHKNASVQEIAAQLRGWTITS, translated from the coding sequence GTGACCCGCCACCTCACCCCCCGCGAGCTCCTGCAGGTCGCCCAGACCCTCCCCGGAGACCCGGCATGCCTTGACCTCGGCGTGCTCGACGCCGCATGCGCCCGCACCCGCGCGCGCTACATGGACCAGGACGTCTACGGCTCGACCTGGCTCAATGCAGCGGCCCTCCTGCAGACACTGGCCCTGCACGAACCGCTCGAAGACCGCAACGCATTCTTCGCCTGGCTCGCCGGCGAAGTGTTCCTCGAAGTCAACGGCATCCACATGGACTACCAGCCGGAAGAGGCTCTCGCGCTCGTCATGAGCGCCGGCCACAAGAACGCCAGCGTGCAGGAGATCGCCGCCCAGCTCCGCGGCTGGACCATCACCAGCTGA